The Coffea arabica cultivar ET-39 chromosome 1e, Coffea Arabica ET-39 HiFi, whole genome shotgun sequence genome has a window encoding:
- the LOC113689709 gene encoding uncharacterized protein, with the protein MQLLNSSVLSCPTLSSMAEHSVIILLLAVCFFLGSSDGRTLENKVSNVRKLADAINATNPKDVQGLAALVLQFQALALIDGSDDPCLPTKWTWIDCSNDASPRVTALYLSNQNLFGFLPDFSTMVALETIDMDNNLLTGSIPSFLGTLPNLKELNLANNLFSGQVPASILQNKKLNTDLTGNPALFYQTPEGNSPGFGDTSETPYVYTTRRKKRSKLPAIIGSTSSVFVVFWVVVGAIAMFRHKAKTAEAVAQATAPGQNAGANKHAEITEETPINAQSGAANP; encoded by the exons ATGCAACTCCTAAATTCATCTGTTCTTAGTTGTCCGACATTGTCAAGCATGGCTGAGCACTCAGTGATTATTCTTCTCTTGGCAGTTTGCTTTTTTCTGGGATCATCTGATG GGAGGACATTGGAGAATAAAGTTTCTAATGTTCGCAAACTCGCTGATGCAATCAACGCAACAAATCCTAAAGATG TACAAGGGTTAGCTGCACTTGTTCTTCAATTCCAAGCTCTGGCACTGATTGATGGATCTGATGACCCTTGTCTTCCAACCAAGTGGACTTGGATCGATTGCAGCAATGATGCCTCACCTCGTGTAACAGCACT GTATCTTAGCAatcaaaatttgtttggatttctTCCAGATTTTAGTACAATGGTTGCCCTTGAGACAAT AGATATGGACAATAACCTTTTAACAGGATCCATTCCTAGTTTTCTGGGGACCTTACCAAATCTAAAAGAACT GAATTTGGCAAATAATTTATTTAGTGGACAAGTTCCAGCCTCAATATTGCAGAACAAGAAGTTGAATACAGA TTTAACTGGAAATCCTGCATTGTTCTACCAGACACCAGAGGGGAACAGTCCCGGTTTTGGAGATACTTCTGAAACCCCTTATGTCTAtacaacaagaagaaagaagagaagcAAACTACCAGCAATTATTGGGAGCACAAGTTCAGTATTTGTTGTTTTTTGGGTTGTCGTTGGAGCTATCGCAATGTTCCGCCACAAAGCAAAGACAGCAGAGGCAGTTGCACAGGCTACAGCACCAG gtcAAAATGCTGGAGCCAACAAGCACGCAGAGATAACGGAAGAAACGCCTATCAATGCCCAATCCGGTGCTGCAAATCCTTAA
- the LOC113689720 gene encoding uncharacterized protein At1g24485-like, producing MASHLILLLVLGLCFFSVTADVFESIDCGSSDLTYTDENSIVWTGDDSFISNGLPQAVQTNNSISQVMDTLRVFTSRKKNCYSIQADKGGRVLVRASFYYGNYDQKSSPPTFDLQFDGNDWATVQTMIDQVVYYEVIYVVKGDSTSICLAQTKPDQFPFISALEFRSLGSTMYNQVDINHALLLKRRVAYGTNQTVRYVDDPYDRIWNPMDGGNGLISVASDAILVNAEGGDNPPEQVLRNAVTTSNVSEFIQLGTGFPPVEVPVYINMYFSEVTQLDSTQKRSFRVFKNNQSSSDPILPPYGNFSEIYFSNITVSSNTTFYLESTAGSTLPPLINAMEVFFISDALTDGTNSNDVEGLASLQNSFDALQDWSGDPCLPAPYSWDWVNCTSDATPRITALNLGSFGLSGTLPDFSSMGSLEIIDLHNNSLDGPIPDFLGAFPNLKQLNLGDNQFSGPIPASLSKKNGLNLVVTGNPDLCTSGKSCQSAPTATSGSPAARSSRGGKKKKSSKVPVVVGVTVPVFVLIWAVVGVLAILHHKRKSAAIAAVSAGQNGNGGANTPNGAAINPQMIGKIGMAVMNEFKVNVDEQGTFSENTSSTNGTTQQA from the exons ATGGCAAGCCATCTGATTTTGCTTCTCGTCTTAGGACTTTGCTTCTTCTCAGTCACCGCGGATG TGTTTGAGAGCATTGATTGTGGATCATCTGACCTTACTTACACGGATGAGAACTCGATAGTCTGGACGGGAGATGATAGCTTCATCAGCAACGGGTTGCCACAGGCGGTGCAGACTAACAACTCCATATCCCAGGTTATGGACACGCTCAGGGTGTTCACTAGCAGAAAAAAGAATTGTTACTCCATCCAAGCTGACAAGGGCGGAAGAGTTCTTGTTCGTGCAAGTTTTTACTACGGAAACTATGACCAGAAATCTTCCCCTCCTACTTTTGATCTTCAATTTGATGGGAACGATTGGGCCACTGTACAGACCATGATTGACCAAGTTGTTTATTACGAGGTAATTTACGTTGTCAAGGGGGACAGCACCAGCATTTGTCTTGCTCAAACCAAGCCTGATCAGTTTCCCTTCATCTCAGCACTTGAATTCCGTAGCTTGGGTTCAACCATGTATAATCAAGTTGATATCAACCATGCTTTGCTTTTGAAGAGGAGGGTTGCTTATGGTACGAACCAAACCGTCAG GTACGTAGATGATCCCTATGACAGAATATGGAACCCGATGGACGGTGGGAACGGATTAATTTCTGTAGCAAGTGATGCCATTCTAGTTAATGCTGAAGGAGGAGATAATCCTCCAGAACAAGTGTTAAGGAACGCGGTCACTACATCCAATGTATCTGAATTCATACAACTAGGCACCGGTTTTCCTCCTGTTGAAGTTCCAGTTTACATCAACATGTATTTTTCTGAAGTTACTCAACTCGACTCAACTCAAAAGCGATCCTTTAGAGTCTTCAAGAATAACCAATCTTCCTCCGATCCCATTTTGCCACCTTATGGCAATTTCTCAGAAATCTATTTTAGCAACATCACAGTTTCCTCCAACACCACATTTTACTTGGAATCCACGGCTGGCTCGACACTTCCACCTCTAATTAATGCCATGGAAGTATTTTTCATCAGCGACGCGCTAACGGATGGAACTAACAGCAACGATG tgGAAGGCCTAGCTTCGCTGCAAAATTCTTTTGATGCATTACAAGATTGGAGCGGTGATCCGTGTCTCCCAGCTCCATATTCATGGGATTGGGTCAATTGTACAAGTGATGCTACACCTCGCATAACAGCATT GAATTTAGGTAGCTTTGGTCTGTCAGGGACCCTTCCAGACTTTAGTTCCATGGGCAGTCTCGAGATCAT TGATTTGCACAATAACAGCCTGGATGGACCAATTCCTGATTTTCTTGGCGCATTCCCAAACCTTAAACAATT GAATTTGGGCGATAACCAGTTCAGCGGCCCAATACCTGCCTCGCTGTCAAAGAAGAACGGCTTAAATTTAGT GGTGACGGGCAATCCTGACTTGTGCACCTCTGGCAAATCGTGCCAAAGTGCTCCCACGGCTACGTCAGGGAGTCCGGCAGCCAGGTCCTCTAGGGGtggcaagaagaagaaaagcagCAAGGTACCTGTGGTAGTTGGAGTCACGGTTCCGGTTTTCGTTCTCATCTGGGCTGTAGTTGGTGTTCTTGCTATATTACATCATAAGCGAAAATCAGCTGCAATTGCTGCAGTCTCCGCAG GTCAAAATGGAAATGGTGGAGCTAATACGCCCAATGGGGCAGCAATAAATCCTCAAATGATTGGTAAAATTGGCATGGCTGTTATGAACGAGTTCAAAGTGAATGTGGACGAACAGGGCACTTTTTCAGAGAATACTAGCAGTACCAATGGAACAACGCAACAGGCCTGA
- the LOC113709454 gene encoding receptor-like protein kinase HERK 1, translated as MMVWRVMKLLLWALFILYLACFANGFTPQDMYLIDCGSSSDTKVDDRTYLSDKSAAKYLSTPQDILGTTSSNSITSSEDAQLYKTARIFTGTSSYKFSISKSGRVWIRLYFFPFIYNNFNMNSASFSVSTQKNVLLGNFTPKDPTMKEFLVNVTSGELVITFAPSSASFAYVNALEVVSAPDSLITDDAVTFNPSGTFHGLVNYTLETVARVNMGGPLVTLKNDTLWRTWVNDGSFLVSPSFAVTNKSLIGSVKYPGGYATEDIAPPTVYGTCTKMNSSGDPNSKFNVTWQFNVELGFQYMVRLHFCDIVSDAADEIFFNVFINSFNVAPDFGPTVKVGLADAFYMDYVTPLANNNTVYVSIGPSTVSASPDAFLNGLEIMKLNNSLGSLSAAVSEPPPFRQGSKKNVGMIVGLSIGVPLALLVALIVFLMRRRKKQVRLGHTKTWIPISINGTASHTMGSKYSNGTTISTASNWSYRIPFAAVLEATNDFDESWVIGIGGFGKVYKGVLNDGTKVAVKRGNPRSQQGLSEFRTEIEMLSQFRHRHLVSLIGYCDEKNEMILIYEYMENGTVKSHLYGTDLPSLSWKQRLEICIGAARGLHYLHTGSTKAIIHRDVKSANILLDENFLAKVADFGLSKSGPEVDQTHVSTAVKGSFGYLDPEYFRRQQLTEKSDVYSFGVVLLEVLCARPVIDPSLPREMVNLAEWAMKWQKKGQLEQIIDPNLVGKIRPDSLRKYGETAEKCLADFGVDRPTMGDVLWNLEYALQLQEAVIQNDPEENSTNAIGELSPQVNNFHHADYTPSAAEMSHVDDLSGVSMSRVFSQLVKSEGR; from the coding sequence ATGATGGTTTGGAGGGTGATGAAGTTGTTGCTTTGGGCTTTATTCATATTGTATTTGGCGTGCTTTGCTAATGGATTTACTCCTCAAGATATGTATCTTATAGATTGTGGTTCATCTAGTGATACTAAGGTGGATGACAGAACTTATCTCTCTGATAAATCCGCTGCAAAGTATCTTTCAACTCCACAAGATATTTTGGGCACTACTAGTTCAAATTCTATAACATCATCTGAAGATGCACAACTCTATAAAACTGCTAGAATCTTTACTGGAACCTCTAGCTATAAGTTTTCTATCAGCAAGAGTGGGAGAGTCTGGATCCGCCTGTAtttcttcccttttatttataACAATTTCAATATGAACTCTGCAAGTTTCTCAGTTTCCACCCAAAAGAATGTCCTCCTTGGAAACTTTACACCCAAGGATCCTACTATGAAAGAATTTTTAGTAAACGTAACATCAGGGGAACTTGTGATCACTTTTGCTCCTTCAAGTGCTTCATTTGCGTATGTAAATGCTCTGGAAGTTGTCTCAGCACCAGATTCTCTCATCACGGATGATGCTGTTACATTCAATCCGTCAGGAACATTCCACGGTCTAGTGAATTACACACTTGAAACTGTTGCAAGAGTCAATATGGGTGGACCTCTCGTGACATTGAAGAATGATACATTGTGGCGAACTTGGGTCAATGATGGAAGTTTTTTGGTTTCACCCAGCTTTGCAGTTACAAATAAGTCCTTGATTGGATCTGTCAAGTATCCCGGTGGTTATGCAACGGAGGATATTGCTCCACCAACTGTCTATGGTACTTGCACTAAAATGAACTCGAGTGGTGATCCTAACAGTAAATTCAATGTCACATGGCAGTTCAATGTGGAACTTGGCTTTCAATATATGGTTAGGTTACATTTCTGTGACATAGTAAGTGATGCTGCAgatgaaatttttttcaatGTATTCATCAACTCGTTCAATGTTGCTCCAGATTTTGGACCAACTGTAAAGGTAGGATTGGCAGATGCTTTCTACATGGATTATGTCACTCCATTAGCCAATAATAATACAGTGTATGTCAGTATTGGCCCATCAACTGTTAGTGCTTCTCCTGATGCCTTTCTAAATGGACTAGAGATTATGAAACTGAACAATTCCTTGGGTAGCCTCAGTGCTGCAGTATCCGAGCCTCCTCCTTTTCGCCAAGGCTCAAAAAAGAATGTGGGTATGATAGTTGGTCTTAGCATAGGAGTGCCGCTTGCTTTACTGGTGGCTCTGATTGTCTTTCTTATGCGTAGAAGAAAAAAGCAAGTGCGTCTTGGTCATACAAAGACATGGATTCCTATTTCCATCAATGGAACCGCATCCCATACAATGGGAAGTAAATACTCCAATGGGACAACCATTAGTACTGCTTCTAACTGGAGTTATCGCATTCCTTTTGCTGCAGTTCTAGAAGCAACAAACGACTTTGATGAGAGTTGGGTAATCGGCATCGGGGGCTTTGGGAAGGTTTACAAGGGGGTCTTGAATGATGGTACTAAAGTTGCTGTTAAGAGGGGCAATCCAAGGTCTCAGCAGGGTCTATCTGAGTTCAGAACTGAAATTGAGATGCTTTCACAATTCAGGCATAGACATTTGGTATCACTGATTGGATACTGTGATGAAAAGAATGAGATGATTCTAATTTATGAATACATGGAAAATGGGACAGTCAAGAGTCATCTCTATGGCACTGATCTTCCCAGTTTGAGTTGGAAACAGAGGCTTGAGATATGCATTGGAGCAGCCAGAGGACTACACTACCTTCATACGGGCTCAACAAAAGCTATCATACATCGTGATGTAAAATCTGCAAATATATTGCTGGATGAGAACTTTTTGGCAAAAGTTGCTGATTTTGGACTCTCTAAGAGTGGACCGGAGGTTGATCAAACCCACGTGAGTACAGCCGTAAAGGGAAGTTTTGGCTATCTCGATCCCGAATATTTCAGAAGGCAGCAGCTGACTGAAAAATCAGATGTTTACTCTTTTGGGGTCGTATTGCTTGAGGTTCTATGTGCAAGGCCTGTGATAGATCCATCTCTTCCACGTGAGATGGTGAATTTAGCCGAATGGGCTATGAAGTGGCAGAAGAAAGGACAGCTGGAGCAGATTATAGATCCTAATCTTGTTGGAAAAATTAGACCGGATTCCCTCAGGAAGTATGGAGAAACAGCAGAGAAGTGCTTGGCAGATTTTGGGGTAGACAGACCTACAATGGGAGATGTCCTGTGGAATCTGGAATACGCACTTCAACTTCAAGAAGCTGTAATTCAAAATGATCCTGAAGAAAACAGTACCAATGCCATTGGTGAGCTCTCTCCACAAGTCAATAATTTCCATCATGCTGATTATACTCCTTCAGCCGCTGAAATGTCTCATGTGGATGATCTTTCGGGTGTTTCTATGAGCAGGGTCTTCTCACAACTTGTGAAGTCTGAGGGTCGATAA